One Dissulfuribacter thermophilus genomic window carries:
- a CDS encoding reverse transcriptase domain-containing protein, with amino-acid sequence MTNSSTSKKQPSRGDDGCYVMKPALGATLFELLGSINLKDAWKRVKANKGAPGIDGITIQEYPQWINQHWPRIQQELIDGSYKPPPVRRVMIPKPDGGKRPLGIPTVMDRVIQQGLLQIMTPVFESSFSESSYGFRPNRSAHDAVRQMKEYVKQGYNVVVDMDISNFFENVDHDASCGQEAKGQGHTEADWPVS; translated from the coding sequence ATGACGAACTCTAGCACATCAAAGAAGCAGCCCAGCAGAGGTGATGATGGGTGTTACGTTATGAAACCAGCCCTGGGAGCTACTTTATTCGAGCTTCTCGGTTCCATAAATTTAAAGGATGCCTGGAAGCGAGTTAAGGCCAATAAAGGAGCGCCTGGAATAGATGGAATTACAATCCAGGAATATCCGCAGTGGATAAACCAACATTGGCCACGTATCCAGCAGGAACTCATAGATGGTTCCTACAAACCACCACCTGTGAGAAGGGTCATGATCCCAAAACCTGATGGAGGCAAACGTCCTCTGGGTATCCCTACAGTAATGGATAGGGTTATCCAGCAGGGCCTACTCCAGATCATGACGCCTGTATTTGAATCTAGCTTTTCAGAATCAAGCTATGGATTTCGTCCTAACCGTTCAGCCCATGATGCAGTAAGGCAGATGAAGGAGTATGTGAAACAAGGCTATAACGTAGTGGTAGATATGGACATCTCGAATTTCTTCGAAAATGTTGACCATGATGCATCTTGTGGCCAAGAAGCTAAAGGACAAGGCCATACTGAGGCTGATTGGCCGGTATCTTAG
- a CDS encoding reverse transcriptase domain-containing protein, translating into MANIYLDVLDKELERRGHKFVRYADDCVVMVKSVRAGERALESLGRFLQKRLKLELNQKKSRVVSVNQCKFLGFSSSTKFVS; encoded by the coding sequence TTGGCCAATATATATCTCGATGTCCTTGATAAGGAACTAGAGAGAAGGGGCCACAAGTTCGTCCGATATGCCGATGACTGTGTGGTCATGGTGAAGAGCGTGCGGGCAGGAGAAAGAGCCCTTGAAAGCCTTGGTAGGTTCCTCCAAAAGAGACTCAAGCTGGAGCTAAACCAGAAAAAGAGCCGAGTGGTGTCAGTGAATCAATGTAAGTTCCTGGGATTTTCTTCCAGTACAAAGTTCGTAAGCTGA